One Thermoflexus hugenholtzii JAD2 DNA window includes the following coding sequences:
- a CDS encoding type II toxin-antitoxin system VapC family toxin, whose protein sequence is MAFYYFDASALVKYYVTEPGSTWVRYLVEARDPETAQWVHTVFVAEITRVEVAAGLAVIERTGRIRRAQRDREYRRFVSQFVSRYAVLPLATADLEYAADLTQQYPLKAYDAVQLAVALRYARILAAFELPLIFVSGDAVLLAAARAEGLPTDNPFDHVAPEDIPGPSGSPA, encoded by the coding sequence ATGGCCTTTTACTATTTTGATGCCAGCGCGCTCGTCAAATATTATGTGACAGAGCCGGGAAGCACTTGGGTTCGTTATCTTGTGGAAGCCCGAGATCCCGAGACCGCCCAATGGGTTCACACCGTTTTCGTTGCCGAAATCACTCGTGTGGAAGTTGCAGCAGGGCTGGCGGTGATCGAACGCACCGGACGGATCCGGAGAGCCCAGCGGGACCGAGAATATCGGCGTTTTGTGAGCCAGTTTGTCTCCAGATATGCGGTTCTACCATTGGCTACCGCTGACCTGGAATATGCTGCGGATTTGACCCAGCAATACCCCCTTAAAGCCTATGATGCTGTTCAGCTGGCTGTCGCCTTGCGATATGCCCGCATTCTGGCGGCTTTCGAGCTTCCCCTGATTTTTGTCAGCGGGGACGCGGTGCTTCTGGCTGCTGCTCGAGCGGAGGGCCTCCCCACCGATAACCCCTTCGACCACGTCGCCCCGGAGGACATCCCGGGCCCTTCTGGAAGCCCAGCATGA
- a CDS encoding BMP family ABC transporter substrate-binding protein, whose product MRTWIRIAAIGLTLMGGCLPRPATSPPSLTSVIVLMEGVVGDRGPFDFAAAGVGAFQRSEGVKVPLIAMGYDPLAWERMIREAARDPNYRFFLIGMEGPARLGLEMARIFPGKRFVLLGLPPEEAIPPNVLAISFDEWEMGWVAGYIAGRWVDPARTRQPIGALIGPGAEALWEGYACGAQTAGAPPEALRIEIVASDRDPLVGFEAALRLYAQGVPIAAGLAGGSSAGLFEAAGALRRYAIGVGADWYDRYAAMRSPAMEALLGSVTPAVDEVVRRTLRQGRRGELPFGIHQTLGWQAGGIAWRGSPVFFHRAPRELQQALRERTLQPTPCPAPQKGHGESRSHPTSILL is encoded by the coding sequence ATGAGGACGTGGATCCGGATCGCCGCCATCGGGTTGACCCTGATGGGAGGCTGCCTGCCTCGCCCTGCGACCTCGCCGCCCTCGCTGACCTCCGTGATCGTCCTGATGGAGGGGGTGGTAGGAGATCGCGGGCCCTTCGACTTCGCCGCCGCCGGCGTGGGCGCCTTCCAGCGCAGCGAGGGCGTGAAAGTCCCCCTGATCGCCATGGGATATGATCCCCTCGCCTGGGAGCGGATGATCCGGGAGGCTGCACGGGACCCGAACTACCGCTTCTTCCTCATCGGCATGGAGGGACCCGCCCGCTTGGGCCTGGAGATGGCGCGGATCTTTCCGGGGAAGCGATTCGTCCTCCTCGGCCTGCCGCCGGAGGAAGCCATCCCGCCCAACGTCCTGGCGATCTCCTTCGATGAGTGGGAGATGGGCTGGGTGGCCGGCTACATCGCCGGCCGGTGGGTGGATCCGGCGCGGACGCGCCAGCCCATCGGCGCGCTGATCGGCCCGGGGGCGGAGGCACTATGGGAGGGCTACGCGTGCGGCGCGCAGACGGCCGGGGCGCCGCCGGAGGCCCTGCGGATCGAGATCGTGGCCTCAGATCGGGATCCCCTGGTCGGCTTCGAGGCGGCCCTGCGCCTGTATGCGCAGGGGGTCCCCATCGCGGCGGGGCTGGCCGGGGGGAGCAGCGCCGGCCTCTTCGAGGCGGCGGGCGCCCTGCGGCGGTATGCCATCGGCGTCGGCGCGGACTGGTATGACCGGTATGCGGCCATGCGCTCCCCGGCGATGGAGGCCCTGCTCGGCTCCGTCACCCCGGCGGTCGATGAGGTCGTGCGGCGGACGCTGCGGCAGGGCCGGCGGGGGGAGCTCCCCTTCGGGATCCACCAGACCCTGGGGTGGCAAGCGGGCGGGATCGCTTGGCGGGGGAGCCCGGTCTTCTTCCATCGAGCCCCCCGGGAGCTTCAGCAGGCCCTGCGGGAGCGCACTTTGCAGCCGACGCCATGCCCGGCGCCCCAAAAAGGTCACGGCGAAAGCCGCTCCCACCCAACATCGATCCTCCTGTAG
- a CDS encoding response regulator, translating into MRAPCVLVVDDSIDALQTLSDILAVAGYTVRTAPSAERALQILEGTEVDLVITDLRMGGMGGMALIRRLRESFPEIPVIALSGFADVGTVIQAFREGVADFITKPFTVGEVTETVARVLARRKAGPERPSVESAPPPAVLPPDQRARAAEALRDLQARLGAELAVLIGPGGSLLAAHGRLPEEAAQEMARAVGQIEEALDRLIPLLGEPGWTGQAWEGERWALYGSRPAPGFHLLVLVPRSIKPGLVALELREARARLQGLVVEAPESSTEPPASPASETGLGEASPVPAPESFPLPLEEAWETEEAGTGELLTYEEARARGLIPDLGGELEEAG; encoded by the coding sequence ATGCGAGCGCCCTGCGTGCTGGTGGTGGACGATTCAATTGACGCCCTCCAGACCCTGAGCGACATCCTGGCGGTGGCCGGCTACACGGTGCGCACCGCCCCCAGCGCCGAGCGCGCCCTGCAGATCTTGGAGGGCACGGAGGTGGATCTGGTGATCACCGACCTCCGAATGGGGGGGATGGGCGGGATGGCCCTGATCCGTCGTCTTCGGGAATCCTTCCCCGAGATCCCGGTGATCGCCTTAAGCGGCTTCGCCGACGTGGGGACGGTCATTCAGGCCTTCCGGGAGGGGGTTGCGGATTTCATCACCAAGCCCTTCACGGTCGGAGAGGTCACGGAGACGGTCGCCCGGGTCCTCGCCCGCCGGAAGGCCGGGCCTGAGCGCCCCTCGGTGGAGAGCGCCCCTCCCCCGGCTGTCCTCCCACCGGACCAGCGCGCCCGCGCGGCGGAGGCCCTGCGGGACTTACAGGCCCGCCTCGGGGCAGAGCTCGCCGTGCTGATCGGCCCAGGAGGATCTCTGCTGGCCGCCCACGGCCGGCTCCCGGAGGAAGCCGCTCAGGAGATGGCCCGCGCGGTGGGGCAGATCGAAGAAGCCCTGGATCGCCTGATCCCGCTCCTCGGGGAGCCGGGATGGACCGGTCAGGCCTGGGAGGGGGAGCGCTGGGCCCTTTACGGCAGCCGCCCAGCTCCCGGTTTCCACCTCCTCGTCCTGGTCCCCCGGTCCATCAAGCCCGGCCTGGTCGCCCTGGAGCTCCGGGAAGCCCGGGCCCGGCTGCAGGGGCTGGTCGTGGAGGCCCCCGAATCCTCCACCGAACCCCCCGCCTCGCCCGCTTCGGAAACCGGTCTCGGAGAAGCATCCCCGGTCCCCGCACCCGAATCCTTCCCGCTCCCGCTGGAGGAAGCGTGGGAGACCGAGGAGGCCGGGACGGGAGAGCTCCTGACCTATGAGGAAGCCCGGGCTCGCGGCCTGATCCCGGATCTTGGGGGGGAGTTGGAAGAGGCGGGATGA
- a CDS encoding COX15/CtaA family protein, with amino-acid sequence MGTLILLHDRLSQTILFFVLICALWGFWRYLRGEGVRGDFWGALLILEGVILVQGLLGLGMILMRLWPARGGIHFLYGVVMALALPLVYAYTRGRDGRREQLIYSIVLAIMVGLTLRAIATGR; translated from the coding sequence ATGGGGACCCTGATCCTGCTGCATGACCGGCTCAGCCAGACCATCCTCTTCTTTGTCCTGATCTGCGCTCTTTGGGGCTTCTGGCGTTATCTGCGAGGGGAAGGGGTGCGTGGGGACTTCTGGGGGGCGCTGCTGATTCTGGAAGGCGTGATCCTCGTCCAGGGATTGCTGGGCCTGGGGATGATCCTGATGCGCTTGTGGCCGGCCCGGGGTGGCATACACTTCTTGTATGGCGTGGTGATGGCCCTCGCCCTCCCCCTGGTGTATGCTTACACCCGCGGCCGCGACGGGCGACGGGAACAGCTGATCTACAGCATCGTGCTGGCCATCATGGTCGGCCTGACGCTGCGAGCCATCGCCACCGGGAGGTGA
- a CDS encoding TlpA family protein disulfide reductase, protein MRKAGTVLTLGLFLLMACQRGTANPTGPTMATPITMGLTTGIPAPEFELERLDGGTVRLRDLQGKVVLLNFWASWCVPCREEMPLLASIYRDYHAQGLEILGINLTSQDDFGEVRKFVEEFDPPFPILLDPNGRAERDYRIFGVPTTVFITREGIVHRVKVGILKGREDVEQTIRPLLGLR, encoded by the coding sequence ATGCGTAAGGCTGGGACGGTCCTCACCCTGGGGTTGTTCCTCCTGATGGCCTGTCAACGGGGCACCGCGAACCCGACAGGGCCAACCATGGCCACCCCGATCACTATGGGGCTGACCACCGGGATCCCGGCGCCGGAGTTCGAGCTGGAGCGCCTGGATGGGGGGACGGTGCGCCTGCGGGATCTGCAGGGGAAGGTGGTGCTGCTCAACTTCTGGGCCAGCTGGTGCGTCCCGTGCCGGGAGGAGATGCCCCTGTTGGCATCGATCTACCGGGATTATCACGCGCAAGGCCTAGAGATCCTGGGGATTAACCTGACCTCCCAGGACGACTTCGGCGAGGTGCGGAAGTTCGTGGAGGAATTCGACCCGCCCTTCCCCATCCTCCTGGATCCCAACGGGCGGGCGGAGCGGGATTACCGCATCTTCGGAGTGCCCACCACCGTGTTCATCACCCGCGAGGGGATTGTCCACCGCGTGAAGGTGGGCATCCTGAAAGGGCGGGAGGACGTGGAGCAGACCATCCGTCCCCTTCTGGGGCTGCGCTGA
- a CDS encoding cytochrome c biogenesis CcdA family protein: MQAGEAIPFSLRWRVFSHALAFVLGFSVVFVFAWGGAATLLGQLFFGGRDLLAALGGTLVILMGLAILGVPIPGISALILSEWRPHVELRPMGYLTSALMGVFFAAGWTPCVGPTLGAILTLTFQQETVGQALGLLAAYAAGLGIPFLAIALLLDRALAGMRRMRRFLPALQAISGVFLVFVGAMVLLDALRFFFPGFEAPPWVPTFTHLRVWTFRMGLFLDVGPGVGLGYPVAFLAGLLSFFSPCVFPLVPAYLGYLSGRALGGTYA, encoded by the coding sequence ATGCAGGCCGGTGAGGCGATCCCCTTCTCCCTCCGGTGGCGCGTCTTCTCCCACGCCCTCGCCTTCGTGCTGGGGTTCTCCGTCGTGTTCGTCTTCGCCTGGGGCGGGGCGGCCACCCTCCTGGGCCAGCTCTTCTTCGGCGGGCGCGATCTCCTGGCCGCCCTCGGCGGAACCCTGGTGATCCTGATGGGGCTGGCCATCCTGGGGGTCCCCATCCCCGGGATCTCCGCCCTGATCCTCTCCGAATGGCGGCCCCACGTGGAGCTGCGGCCCATGGGCTATCTTACCTCCGCCCTGATGGGCGTCTTCTTCGCTGCCGGGTGGACCCCCTGCGTCGGCCCCACCCTGGGGGCGATCCTCACCCTCACCTTCCAGCAGGAGACCGTCGGACAGGCCCTGGGGTTGCTGGCCGCCTATGCCGCCGGCCTGGGGATCCCCTTCCTGGCCATCGCCCTCCTGCTGGATCGGGCCCTGGCCGGGATGCGCCGAATGCGCCGGTTCCTGCCGGCCCTCCAGGCCATCAGCGGCGTCTTCCTGGTCTTCGTCGGCGCGATGGTGCTGCTGGACGCGCTGCGGTTCTTCTTCCCGGGCTTCGAGGCCCCTCCCTGGGTCCCAACCTTCACCCACCTGCGGGTGTGGACCTTCCGGATGGGCCTGTTCCTGGATGTGGGGCCCGGGGTGGGGCTGGGGTATCCAGTGGCCTTCCTGGCCGGGCTCCTTTCCTTCTTCTCGCCCTGCGTGTTCCCCCTGGTCCCCGCCTATCTGGGCTACCTCAGCGGCCGCGCCCTGGGAGGAACCTATGCGTAA
- a CDS encoding CcmD family protein, producing MGYLIAAYLVFWGVTFLYVLSLLRRQRALEERLARLRARMNPEREEEPHAGR from the coding sequence ATGGGCTATCTTATCGCGGCGTATCTGGTGTTCTGGGGTGTGACGTTTCTCTACGTGCTTTCCCTGCTGCGCCGGCAGCGGGCCCTGGAGGAGCGGCTGGCCCGCCTGCGGGCGCGGATGAACCCGGAGCGCGAGGAGGAGCCCCATGCAGGCCGGTGA
- a CDS encoding cytochrome c biogenesis protein codes for MSPFRIGYPEKDPMKAAERIWIGVTVAMMILATLAVFVYAPREAKMGDVQRIFYFHISTAWSGFLAFAVALAGAVAYLRTRGARWDALSHAAVEVGLVLLTMAIVTGSLWARPVWNTWWTWDPRLTTTTITWVVYLAYLLLRGAVENPETRARFAAVYAIVAFITVPITYLSARLLRTIHPIVLGPSVSAEAQGQFGLTPRMVHTMLISLAAWTLLFSVLLMLRYRIQRAQETLEALEASIED; via the coding sequence ATGAGCCCCTTCCGAATCGGATATCCGGAGAAGGACCCGATGAAGGCTGCAGAGCGAATCTGGATCGGCGTCACGGTCGCGATGATGATCCTGGCCACCCTGGCGGTCTTCGTCTACGCGCCCCGGGAAGCGAAGATGGGCGACGTGCAGCGGATCTTTTACTTCCACATAAGCACGGCGTGGTCCGGCTTCCTGGCTTTCGCCGTGGCCCTGGCCGGCGCCGTTGCCTACCTGCGGACCCGGGGGGCGCGCTGGGATGCGCTGAGCCACGCCGCGGTGGAGGTCGGCCTGGTGCTGCTGACCATGGCCATCGTCACGGGCTCCCTCTGGGCCCGGCCGGTCTGGAACACCTGGTGGACCTGGGACCCGCGGCTGACCACGACGACGATCACCTGGGTAGTGTATCTGGCCTACCTGCTCCTGCGAGGAGCCGTGGAGAATCCGGAGACCCGGGCGCGGTTCGCGGCGGTCTACGCCATCGTAGCCTTCATCACCGTGCCCATTACTTATCTCTCCGCCCGCCTGCTCCGCACCATCCATCCCATCGTGTTGGGCCCCAGCGTCTCCGCAGAGGCCCAGGGCCAGTTCGGCCTCACCCCGCGGATGGTGCACACGATGCTCATCAGCCTGGCCGCCTGGACGCTACTGTTCAGCGTCCTGCTGATGCTGCGCTACCGGATCCAGCGTGCCCAGGAAACCCTGGAGGCGCTGGAAGCATCTATAGAAGATTGA